From Camelus ferus isolate YT-003-E chromosome 18, BCGSAC_Cfer_1.0, whole genome shotgun sequence, one genomic window encodes:
- the PKMYT1 gene encoding membrane-associated tyrosine- and threonine-specific cdc2-inhibitory kinase, whose amino-acid sequence MPVPTEGTPPPLSGTPVPVPAYFRHAEPGFSLKRPGGLSRSLPPRPPAKGSIPVSRLFPPRTPGWHQPQPRRVSFRGKTSEPLQSPVYDPSRPESFFQQSFHRLGRLGHGSYGEVFKVRSKEDGRLYAVKRSMSPFRGHKDRARKLAEVGGHEKVGQHPRCVRLEQAWEEGGLLYLQTELCGPSLQQHCEAWGAGLPEAQVWGYLRDTLLALAHLHGQGLVHLDVKPANIFLGPRGRCKLGDFGLLVELGASETSEAQEGDPRYMAPELLQGSYGTAADVFSLGLTILEVACNMELPHGGEGWQQLRQGYLPPEFTAGLSSELRSVLTMMLEPDPKLRATAEALLALPMLRQPRPWSVLWYMAAEALSRGWALWQALLALLCWLWHGLAHPSSWLQPPGPPATPPGSPPCSLLLDSSLSSNWDDDSTGPALSPEAILARASGSTSTPCSGSPAPRSRYTLRDALDLSDIDSEPPRGTFPSFEPRNLLSLFEDSLGPA is encoded by the exons ATGCCTGTGCCCACAGAGGGCACCCCGCCACCCCTGAGTGGCACCCCGGTCCCAGTCCCAGCCTACTTCCGCCATGCAGAACCTGGCTTCTCCCTCAAGAGGCCTGGGGGGCTCAGTCGGAGCCTCCCGCCCCGGCCCCCCGCCAAGGGTAGCATCCCTGTCAGCCGCCTCTTCCCTCCTCGGACCCCGGGCTggcaccagccccagccccggcgGGTGTCCTTCCGAGGGAAAACCTCCGAGCCCCTGCAGAGCCCCGTGTATGACCCGAGCCGGCCAGAGTCCTTCTTCCAGCAGAGTTTCCACAGGCTTGGCCGCTTGGGCCATGGCTCTTACGGAGAGGTCTTCAAG GTGCGCTCCAAGGAGGATGGCCGGCTCTATGCAGTGAAGCGTTCCATGTCACCATTCCGGGGCCACAAGGACCGGGCCCGCAAGCTGGCTGAGGTTGGCGGCCATGAGAAGGTGGGGCAGCACCCGCGCTGCGTGCGGCTGGAGCAAGCCTGGGAGGAGGGCGGCCTCCTGTACCTGCAGACAGAGCTGTGCGGGCCCAGCCTGCAGCAGCACTGTGAGGCCTGGGGGGCCGGCCTGCCTGAGGCCCAGGTCTGGGGTTACCTGCGGGACACCCTGCTCGCCCTGGCCCACCTACATGGCCAGGGCCTGGTCCACCTTGATGTCAAGCCTGCCAACATCTTCCTGGGGCCCCGGGGCCGCTGcaagctgggtgactttgggctgCTGGTGGAGTTGGGTGCATCCGAAACTAGCGAGGCCCAGGAAGGAGACCCCCGCTACATGGCCCCTGAGCTGCTTCAAGGCTCTTATGGGACAGCGGCCGACGTGTTCAG TCTGGGCCTCACCATCTTGGAAGTGGCATGCAACATGGAGCTGCCGCATGGCGGGGAGGGCTGGCAGCAGCTGCGCCAGGGCTACCTGCCCCCGGAGTTCACTGCTG GCCTGTCTTCTGAGCTGCGTTCTGTCCTCACCATGATGCTGGAACCTGACCCCAAGCTGCGGGCCACGGCCGAGGCCCTGTTGGCCCTGCCCATGCTCAGGCAGCCGCGGCCCTGGAGCGTCCTGTGGTACATGGCTGCCGAAGCCCTCAGTCGAGGGTGGGCCCTGTGGCAG GCCCTGCTGGCCCTGCTGTGCTGGCTCTGGCATGGGCTGGCTCACCCTTCCAGCTGGCTGCAGCCCCCTGGTCCGCCGGCCACCCCGCCTGGCTCGCcaccctgcagcctcctcctggacagCAGCCTCTCCAGCAACTGGGATGATGACAGCACAGG GCCCGCGCTCTCTCCAGAGGCCATCCTGGCTAGGGCCTCCGGGAGCACCTCCACCCCCTGCAGTGGCTCCCCTGCCCCCCGGAGCAGGTACACGCTGAG ggatgCTCTGGATCTAAGTGACATTGACTCAGAGCCCCCTCGGGGCACCTTCCCCTCCTTTGAGCCTCGGAACCTCCTCAGCCTGTTTGAGGATTCACTGGGCCCAGCCTGA
- the PAQR4 gene encoding progestin and adipoQ receptor family member 4 — protein MAFLAGPRLLDWSSSPSHLQFNKFVLTGYRPASSGSGCLRSLFYMHNELGNIYTHGLALLGFLVLLPMTMPWGQLGKDGWLGGTHCVACLAPPAGSVLYHLFMCHKGGSPVYTRLLALDMCGVCLVNTLGALPIIHCTLACRPWLRPAALVGYTVLSGVTGWRALTAPSTGARLRAFGWQAGARLLVFGARGMGLGSGAPGSLLCYLRMDALALLGGLVNVARLPERWGPGRFDYWGNSHQIMHLLSVGSILQLHAGVVPDLLWAAHHACPPD, from the exons ATGGCGTTCTTAGCCGGGCCGCGCCTGCTGGACTGGTCCAGCTCGCCGTCGCACCTGCAGTTCAACAAGTTCGTACTGACCGGCTACCGGCCCGCCAGTAGCGGCTCCGGCTGCCTGCGTAGCCTCTTCTACATGCACAACGAGCTGGGCAACATCTACACGCACG ggctggcccTGCTGGGCTTCCTGGTGCTGCTGCCCATGACCATGCCCTGGGGTCAGCTGGGCAAGGATGGCTGGCTGGGGGGCACACACTGTGTGGCCTGCCTGGCACCCCCTGCTGGCTCTGTGCTCTATCACCTCTTCATGTGCCACAAAGGGGGCAGCCCTGTGTACACCCGGCTCCTTGCTCTGGATATGTGTGGGGTCTGCCTCGTCAACACTCTCG GGGCCCTGCCCATCATCCACTGCACCCTGGCCTGCAGGCCCTGGCTGCGCCCAGCTGCCCTGGTAGGCTACACCGTGTTGTCGGGTGTGACTGGCTGGCGGGCCCTCACCGCCCCTTCCACTGGTGCCCGGCTCCGCGCCTTTGGCTGGCAGGCTGGTGCCCGCCTCCTGGTGTTTGGGGCCCGGGGAATGGGGCTGGGCTCGGGGGCTCCAGGCTCCCTCCTCTGCTACCTGCGCATGGATGCACTGGCACTACTCGGGGGCCTGGTGAACGTGGCCCGCCTGCCAGAGCGCTGGGGACCTGGCCGCTTCGACTACTGGGGTAACTCACACCAGATCATGCACCTGCTCAGCGTGGGCTCCATCCTCCAGCTGCATGCTGGCGTCGTGCCTGACCTGCTctgggccgcccaccacgcctGCCCCCCGGATTGA